The following are from one region of the bacterium genome:
- a CDS encoding VWA domain-containing protein, whose protein sequence is MEFTWPVMLWGLALLPVSVLWYILGVRRIRRTTAQRFAEAPLFAQIAVRLPAVRRHISMGLYFTALALLLGAAARPVMAVPLPVNRATVILAIDTSGSMAAPDLQPTRLDAARQAANGFLDVFPPGPRVGLVTFSTYATLMVPPTDDRSAVRDALATLKTQEATAIGDGVAVSLKAIPGRAASVPGTTPQPPGQGQPFGQPPLGQSPFGASPGQAQPPAAGQGGSGQPGSEDLPPAAVILLTDGGQNAGTADPIRMAALAKQLKVKIYTIGLGTPGGGVFQYQGQMVLVPFDPTLLQQIAAITDGKFFVSPTAGDLKRIYRELGKSIGWEKRKTEVSALFVAGAGVLMLGGGALSLLWMGRLP, encoded by the coding sequence ATGGAGTTTACCTGGCCGGTAATGCTGTGGGGGCTGGCCCTCCTGCCGGTGTCGGTCCTCTGGTACATCCTCGGGGTGCGTCGCATCCGGCGCACGACCGCGCAGCGGTTCGCCGAGGCGCCTTTGTTTGCGCAGATCGCCGTGCGGCTCCCGGCCGTACGGCGGCACATCAGCATGGGGCTGTACTTCACCGCGCTCGCGCTCCTCCTCGGGGCGGCGGCGCGGCCCGTCATGGCGGTGCCGCTGCCGGTCAACCGCGCCACGGTCATCCTCGCCATCGACACGAGCGGCAGCATGGCCGCGCCGGACCTCCAGCCCACCCGTCTCGACGCGGCGCGCCAAGCCGCGAACGGATTCCTGGATGTCTTTCCGCCGGGTCCCCGGGTCGGACTGGTGACGTTCAGCACGTACGCGACGCTCATGGTGCCGCCGACGGACGATCGAAGCGCCGTCCGCGACGCGCTTGCGACGCTCAAGACCCAGGAAGCGACCGCGATCGGCGACGGCGTCGCCGTGTCCCTGAAGGCCATTCCGGGCCGCGCCGCGAGCGTGCCGGGCACCACGCCTCAGCCGCCGGGACAAGGTCAGCCCTTCGGGCAGCCGCCGCTCGGACAGTCGCCGTTCGGAGCGTCGCCGGGTCAGGCGCAACCGCCGGCCGCGGGGCAGGGCGGATCGGGCCAGCCGGGGTCCGAGGACCTGCCGCCCGCCGCGGTGATCCTGTTGACGGACGGCGGTCAGAACGCCGGCACCGCGGACCCGATCCGGATGGCGGCGCTCGCCAAGCAGTTGAAAGTCAAGATCTACACGATCGGCCTCGGCACGCCCGGCGGCGGCGTCTTCCAGTACCAGGGGCAGATGGTGCTGGTGCCCTTCGATCCGACGCTCTTGCAGCAGATCGCCGCGATCACGGACGGCAAGTTCTTCGTCTCGCCGACGGCCGGCGATCTGAAGCGGATCTACCGCGAGCTCGGGAAGTCGATCGGCTGGGAAAAGCGCAAGACCGAGGTCTCGGCCCTGTTCGTCGCCGGCGCCGGCGTCCTCATGCTCGGCGGCGGCGCGCTCTCCCTTCTGTGGATGGGGAGGCTGCCGTGA
- a CDS encoding VWA domain-containing protein has translation MSFLWPRVLWLFAIVPALVAGYVWILRRPARERVQYPTLDLARVAAAAGGRWRRHVAAVLYLLTVCGVIFTVARPVAPVPVPDNRAVVMLSIDVSRSMMARDVVPTRLDAAKKAAVDFVNNLPRGAKVGLVSFSSYATLITPPTDDHDRVVQAINSLNLEFATAIGDGLLEAVYALPGRPRPPQALLPGLPPPPPPDADRLPPATVVLLSDGQSNRGTPPEDAATIARQLKVRVYTIGLGSPEGTFLELGGRGIFVRLDEETLKQIAEVTGGAYWRVSSAAELSRVYTRLGRVIGWRRVPVEVSGLSAVGVAALFLGTVATSLAWMHRLG, from the coding sequence GTGAGCTTTCTCTGGCCGCGGGTGCTGTGGCTGTTCGCGATCGTCCCGGCGCTGGTGGCGGGTTACGTCTGGATCCTGCGCCGCCCCGCGCGGGAGCGCGTGCAGTATCCGACGCTCGATCTGGCGCGGGTCGCGGCCGCGGCGGGCGGCCGCTGGCGGCGGCACGTCGCCGCAGTGCTCTACCTGCTCACCGTCTGCGGCGTGATCTTCACCGTCGCCCGGCCGGTCGCGCCGGTGCCGGTGCCCGACAACCGCGCGGTGGTGATGCTGAGCATCGACGTGAGCCGGAGCATGATGGCGCGCGACGTCGTGCCGACCCGGCTCGACGCGGCGAAGAAGGCCGCGGTGGACTTCGTCAACAATCTCCCGCGCGGCGCGAAGGTCGGCCTCGTGTCCTTCAGCAGCTACGCCACGCTGATCACGCCGCCGACCGACGACCACGACCGGGTCGTGCAGGCCATCAACAGCCTGAACCTCGAGTTCGCGACCGCGATCGGCGACGGGCTGCTCGAGGCCGTGTACGCGCTGCCCGGCCGTCCGCGGCCGCCGCAGGCGCTGCTGCCCGGGCTCCCGCCGCCTCCGCCGCCGGACGCGGACCGGCTGCCGCCGGCCACCGTGGTTCTCTTGAGCGACGGACAGAGCAACCGCGGGACGCCGCCCGAGGACGCGGCGACGATCGCCCGCCAGCTGAAAGTGCGCGTGTACACGATCGGGCTCGGATCGCCGGAAGGCACGTTCCTGGAATTGGGCGGTCGCGGCATCTTCGTCCGGCTCGACGAGGAGACGCTGAAGCAGATCGCCGAGGTCACCGGCGGCGCCTACTGGCGCGTGTCGTCCGCGGCCGAGCTGAGCCGCGTCTACACCCGTCTGGGCCGCGTGATCGGCTGGCGCCGCGTGCCGGTCGAGGTCAGCGGCCTGAGCGCGGTCGGCGTCGCCGCGCTGTTCCTCGGCACCGTCGCGACGTCGCTGGCCTGGATGCACCGCCTCGGTTAG
- a CDS encoding GlsB/YeaQ/YmgE family stress response membrane protein — MSILAWVVVGIIAGWLAKMVVPGEGPGGLLGDLLIGVVGAVVGGWIFRSLGHAGVTGLNIWSIVVAAIGAIVLLWILRMFTGKRPVRTL; from the coding sequence ATGAGTATTCTTGCCTGGGTTGTCGTCGGCATCATCGCCGGCTGGCTCGCGAAGATGGTCGTGCCCGGAGAAGGGCCGGGGGGGCTCCTCGGCGATCTTCTGATCGGCGTGGTCGGCGCCGTCGTCGGCGGCTGGATCTTCCGCTCGTTGGGACACGCGGGCGTGACGGGCCTCAACATCTGGTCGATCGTCGTCGCGGCGATCGGCGCGATCGTGCTGCTCTGGATCCTGCGGATGTTCACGGGCAAGCGTCCGGTCCGCACGCTGTAG
- a CDS encoding UDP-glucuronic acid decarboxylase family protein codes for MRAVVTGGAGFVGSHLCERLLADGTDVVCLDNFLTGRADNVAHLAGPRFELRHHDVTTPIEIAGPVDVVLHFASAASPVDYLAHPIQTLKAGALGTWITLGLARAKGARFLLASTSEVYGDPAVSPQPETYWGHVNSIGVRGCYDEAKRFAEAMTMAYHRAHGVNTGIVRIFNTFGPRNRPDDGRVMPAFITQAIRGEPLTVHGDGTQTRSFCYVSDLVEGIVRLTRSEIHEPVNLGNPEEIRVIDLAKLVLELTGSRSTTVHRPRPEDDPTRRCPDISRARTLLGWEPRVPLREGLRRTLEWFAARIA; via the coding sequence ATGAGGGCCGTCGTAACGGGGGGCGCGGGGTTCGTCGGGTCGCATCTGTGCGAGCGTCTGCTCGCGGACGGAACGGACGTCGTCTGCCTCGATAACTTTCTCACCGGCCGCGCGGACAACGTCGCGCACCTGGCCGGGCCCCGATTCGAGCTTCGGCACCATGACGTCACGACGCCGATCGAGATTGCCGGACCCGTCGACGTTGTGCTGCACTTTGCCAGCGCGGCCAGCCCCGTCGACTACTTGGCGCACCCAATCCAGACGCTGAAAGCCGGGGCGCTCGGCACCTGGATCACGCTCGGTCTCGCGCGTGCGAAGGGCGCCCGGTTTTTGCTCGCGTCCACGTCCGAGGTCTACGGCGACCCGGCCGTGTCGCCGCAGCCGGAGACGTATTGGGGCCACGTGAATTCGATCGGGGTCAGGGGATGCTACGACGAGGCCAAGCGATTCGCGGAAGCGATGACGATGGCGTACCATCGTGCCCACGGCGTCAACACCGGCATCGTTCGCATCTTCAACACGTTCGGGCCGAGGAATCGGCCCGATGATGGGCGCGTGATGCCGGCGTTCATCACGCAGGCGATCCGGGGAGAGCCGCTCACGGTCCACGGCGACGGGACGCAGACTCGGAGTTTCTGCTACGTCTCGGACCTGGTGGAGGGGATCGTCCGCCTCACGCGCTCCGAGATCCACGAGCCCGTCAACCTCGGCAACCCCGAGGAGATTCGGGTCATCGACCTCGCGAAGCTCGTGCTCGAACTCACGGGGAGCCGGAGCACGACCGTTCATCGTCCCCGTCCCGAAGACGATCCGACCCGCCGGTGTCCCGACATCAGTCGGGCGCGCACGCTGCTCGGCTGGGAGCCGCGCGTGCCGCTGCGCGAGGGCCTGCGGCGCACGCTGGAGTGGTTCGC